From Erwinia sp. HDF1-3R, one genomic window encodes:
- the spy gene encoding ATP-independent periplasmic protein-refolding chaperone Spy, with amino-acid sequence MRKLTSTVIAMTLALGAANIVHAAADTLTPPPAGADKPMMHQPPRHGGMHEMFKGLNLTDAQKQQMRTIMDNAHKDMKRPSLEERRAMHDIIASDSFDQAKAEAQATQMAADGKGRALKMMETQNKLYNVLTPEQKKQFNQNFEKRLAEKPHHEGKMPPADD; translated from the coding sequence ATGCGTAAATTAACTTCTACCGTAATCGCCATGACTCTGGCCCTGGGCGCCGCTAATATCGTTCACGCTGCGGCTGATACGCTGACCCCGCCACCGGCCGGTGCCGACAAGCCGATGATGCACCAGCCGCCGCGTCATGGTGGTATGCATGAAATGTTTAAAGGGCTGAATCTGACCGATGCACAGAAGCAGCAGATGCGTACCATCATGGATAACGCACACAAAGACATGAAGCGTCCATCGCTGGAAGAGCGCCGCGCGATGCATGACATTATCGCCTCTGACAGCTTCGACCAGGCTAAAGCCGAAGCTCAGGCCACCCAGATGGCGGCAGACGGCAAAGGCCGAGCGCTGAAAATGATGGAAACGCAAAACAAACTGTACAACGTGCTGACGCCTGAGCAGAAAAAACAGTTCAACCAGAACTTCGAAAAGCGTCTGGCTGAAAAACCGCACCACGAAGGCAAAATGCCTCCTGCTGACGATTAA
- the cho gene encoding excinuclease Cho: MVRRAAAQRLEFEPAAIYQYPEHLRPSLAGLPSLPGVYTFHGDSETMPLYIGKSINIRSRVMSHFRTADEAKMLRQTRHVSFIQTAGELGALLLEAQMIKVQQPLFNKRLRKNRQLCSLHISQNKPTVVFAKELDFSHTPDLFGLYSSRRSALETLQKIADEQQLCLALLGLENLSRNRACFRASLGRCAGACCGKESPEAHHQRLLAALERVRVQCWPWEGAVGVVEEGVNQTQIHIINNWFYLGSVEDLAMAKALTSTPKGFDSDGYKILCKPVISGKYPIVPLY, translated from the coding sequence GTGGTCAGACGTGCAGCAGCTCAACGCCTGGAATTTGAACCAGCGGCTATCTATCAGTATCCCGAACATCTTCGCCCCTCACTTGCAGGGCTACCTTCACTCCCTGGGGTCTACACCTTTCACGGCGACAGTGAAACGATGCCGCTGTATATCGGTAAAAGCATCAATATCCGCAGCCGGGTCATGTCCCATTTTCGCACGGCGGATGAAGCCAAAATGCTGCGTCAGACCCGCCACGTCAGCTTTATTCAAACTGCGGGTGAGCTGGGCGCGCTGCTGCTTGAGGCGCAGATGATCAAGGTGCAGCAGCCGCTGTTTAATAAGCGGCTGCGCAAGAATCGTCAACTCTGTTCGCTGCATATCAGCCAGAACAAACCAACCGTGGTCTTTGCCAAAGAGCTGGACTTTTCGCACACGCCGGACCTGTTCGGACTCTATTCCAGCCGCCGGTCGGCGCTGGAGACGCTGCAAAAAATCGCCGATGAGCAGCAGCTCTGTCTCGCACTGCTGGGGCTGGAGAATCTGAGCCGCAACCGCGCCTGCTTCCGCGCCAGCCTGGGACGTTGTGCCGGTGCCTGCTGCGGTAAAGAGTCCCCCGAGGCGCATCATCAGCGCCTGCTGGCCGCGCTGGAACGCGTACGCGTACAGTGCTGGCCCTGGGAGGGTGCCGTCGGCGTGGTTGAGGAAGGCGTAAACCAGACGCAGATCCACATCATCAATAACTGGTTTTATCTGGGATCGGTTGAGGATTTGGCGATGGCAAAGGCGCTAACCTCGACGCCCAAAGGCTTCGACAGCGACGGCTATAAAATCCTCTGCAAGCCGGTCATTAGCGGAAAGTACCCGATAGTACCTTTGTATTAA
- the astE gene encoding succinylglutamate desuccinylase, protein MLDLLTLTLSGERPSPRAGRNAFMQWQWLDDGILEITPLEATTQAVVISAGIHGNETAPVEILNALVSELLAGDLPLLPRLLVVYGNPTALRADKRYLRCDLNRLFGGRWQQYEDCMEARRAWRLEQAMETFWQAGNSDEIRWHLDLHTAIRGSWHTRFGVMPMRETPWPDDFLHWLAAAGLEALVFHRAPGGTFTHYSSRHFGAASCTLELGKALPFGSNDLSQFAATHQALRAILTGGSLPEVGEPPLRYRVSQQLTRQTDDFRLHMSRETLNFTVFPQGTLLAEDGEKRYYVQQAREYVMFPNPDVALGQRAGLMLVEDNAHNQALR, encoded by the coding sequence ATGCTGGACTTGCTTACATTAACGCTTAGCGGTGAACGTCCATCCCCCCGCGCGGGTCGCAATGCATTTATGCAGTGGCAGTGGCTCGACGACGGCATCCTCGAAATCACGCCGCTGGAGGCGACTACCCAGGCGGTAGTTATCTCGGCGGGCATTCACGGCAATGAAACGGCCCCGGTCGAGATCCTCAATGCACTGGTCAGTGAGCTGCTGGCGGGCGATTTGCCGCTGCTTCCGCGCCTGCTGGTGGTCTATGGTAATCCCACTGCGCTGCGGGCAGATAAACGCTATCTTCGCTGCGACCTGAACCGGCTGTTCGGCGGCCGCTGGCAGCAGTATGAAGACTGCATGGAGGCGCGACGCGCATGGCGCCTTGAGCAGGCGATGGAGACCTTCTGGCAGGCGGGCAACAGCGACGAGATCCGCTGGCATCTTGACCTGCATACGGCAATCCGTGGATCCTGGCATACCCGCTTTGGCGTTATGCCGATGCGCGAAACGCCATGGCCGGACGATTTTCTGCACTGGCTGGCCGCCGCCGGGCTGGAGGCGCTGGTATTTCATCGTGCACCGGGAGGTACTTTCACCCACTACAGCTCCCGCCACTTTGGCGCAGCAAGCTGTACGCTCGAACTGGGTAAGGCGCTCCCTTTCGGCAGTAACGATCTCAGCCAGTTCGCCGCGACGCATCAGGCGCTAAGGGCCATACTGACCGGAGGCAGCCTGCCCGAGGTGGGGGAACCGCCGCTCCGCTATCGGGTATCCCAGCAGCTGACCCGCCAGACGGATGATTTCAGGCTACATATGAGCCGTGAAACTCTGAACTTTACCGTCTTCCCTCAGGGGACGCTGCTGGCAGAAGATGGTGAAAAGCGCTACTACGTGCAACAGGCGCGGGAATATGTGATGTTCCCTAATCCTGACGTTGCGCTGGGGCAGCGGGCGGGCCTGATGCTGGTTGAGGACAATGCGCATAATCAGGCGCTACGCTAA